From Pigmentibacter ruber, a single genomic window includes:
- a CDS encoding DUF3025 domain-containing protein: MVHPEIPRVEKKRAQNKVPTTNRRWKAQFLSCSELFFPIMPYGQIFSNHSNWPTLEQLNLFKPQKTKTWTGFELKFILQKGKRCIEGFNSLYEPRIFLQGEIRTRYENWHDFYNALIWYTFPKIKATLNMRQFLAFDENAEFPWKNPPKSRTREQDFLTIFDEGGCLLANLNGLKIPFLFGHAVYERMTLGENDISMSCFELDCDISFINNSLINQIKYLDEIGSQILSSRDTYSKGCPFYPLKIEVALSYLENSKKLFNNLST; the protein is encoded by the coding sequence ATGGTGCACCCTGAAATTCCAAGGGTTGAGAAAAAAAGAGCACAAAATAAGGTCCCAACAACAAACAGACGTTGGAAGGCACAATTTTTAAGTTGCTCTGAGTTGTTCTTCCCTATTATGCCATACGGACAAATTTTTTCCAACCATTCAAATTGGCCGACATTAGAACAACTTAACCTTTTCAAACCTCAAAAAACAAAAACTTGGACGGGATTTGAATTAAAATTTATCCTGCAAAAAGGTAAAAGATGTATAGAAGGCTTCAATAGCCTTTATGAGCCGAGAATTTTTCTTCAAGGAGAAATAAGAACTAGATATGAAAATTGGCACGATTTTTATAATGCACTCATTTGGTATACTTTTCCAAAAATTAAAGCCACTTTAAATATGCGGCAATTCCTTGCATTTGATGAAAATGCTGAATTTCCTTGGAAAAATCCACCAAAATCAAGGACAAGAGAACAAGATTTTCTTACGATATTTGATGAAGGTGGCTGTTTACTTGCAAATTTAAATGGATTAAAAATCCCATTTTTATTTGGACACGCAGTTTATGAGAGAATGACTTTAGGAGAAAATGATATTTCAATGAGTTGTTTTGAACTTGACTGCGACATTAGTTTTATAAATAATTCCTTGATAAATCAAATTAAATATTTAGATGAAATAGGCAGTCAAATTCTTTCTTCAAGAGATACTTACAGTAAAGGATGTCCCTTTTATCCTTTAAAAATAGAGGTTGCCTTGAGTTATTTGGAAAATTCAAAAAAATTATTTAACAATTTAAGTACTTGA
- a CDS encoding acyl-CoA thioesterase, with product MSNIKNIQKFYYELTIKEHHLDTFGHVNNAVYLELFEEARWEFISENGYGLKKIQNEKKGPIILDTSIKFLKELKLREKIIIETFCTEVSKKIIKIKHFIRNSENTICTEADFTMAFFDLERRKIIEQPKEWLQALGIHFIDEMSN from the coding sequence ATGAGTAATATAAAAAATATTCAGAAGTTCTACTATGAATTAACAATTAAAGAACACCACTTGGATACCTTTGGACATGTTAATAATGCAGTATACTTAGAGCTTTTTGAAGAAGCACGTTGGGAATTCATTTCAGAAAATGGATATGGACTTAAAAAAATACAGAATGAAAAAAAAGGGCCAATTATTTTAGATACAAGTATAAAGTTCTTAAAGGAACTTAAACTAAGAGAAAAAATTATTATTGAAACTTTTTGCACTGAAGTTTCAAAAAAAATTATTAAAATTAAACATTTCATTCGAAATTCAGAAAATACTATCTGTACTGAAGCCGATTTTACCATGGCATTTTTTGACCTTGAAAGAAGAAAAATAATTGAACAACCAAAAGAATGGTTACAAGCTTTAGGAATTCATTTTATTGATGAAATGAGTAACTAA
- the bfr gene encoding bacterioferritin: MKGDANVIKALNEVLTGELTAINQYFLHARMCKNWGYNRIAEKTYKESIEEMKHAQELLDRVLFLEGIPNLQKLDKLNIGETVKEQFESDLALEHTALDRLKNGIDICKNARDHTSAELLEEILEDEEEHVDWLETQLGLIKDIGLENYLAQQLHEKS; the protein is encoded by the coding sequence ATGAAAGGTGATGCTAATGTTATAAAAGCCTTAAATGAGGTTTTAACTGGCGAACTTACTGCAATTAATCAATATTTTCTACATGCAAGGATGTGCAAAAATTGGGGTTATAACAGAATAGCAGAAAAAACATACAAAGAATCAATTGAAGAAATGAAACATGCTCAAGAATTATTAGATAGGGTATTATTTTTAGAAGGAATCCCAAATCTACAAAAATTAGACAAGTTAAACATAGGCGAAACTGTTAAAGAACAATTTGAGTCAGATCTTGCTTTAGAGCATACTGCTTTGGATCGCCTAAAAAATGGAATTGATATTTGCAAAAATGCGCGAGATCATACCAGCGCTGAACTCTTAGAAGAAATTTTGGAAGATGAAGAAGAGCATGTTGATTGGTTAGAAACACAGTTGGGTTTGATTAAGGATATTGGATTAGAGAATTATCTTGCTCAGCAGTTGCATGAGAAGTCGTAA
- a CDS encoding (2Fe-2S)-binding protein produces MLMCLCYGVSCKEIKNLVNQGFATTESVQEQCLAGTGCGCCLDALEKLVEAEANSIKFTQITTSHATAEQDNSLIQYP; encoded by the coding sequence ATGCTAATGTGTCTCTGCTACGGGGTTTCTTGTAAAGAAATAAAAAATCTTGTTAATCAGGGTTTTGCCACAACAGAAAGTGTTCAAGAACAGTGCCTAGCAGGAACAGGGTGTGGATGTTGTCTAGATGCTTTAGAAAAGCTAGTAGAAGCTGAGGCAAATTCTATTAAATTCACACAAATTACGACTTCTCATGCAACTGCTGAGCAAGATAATTCTCTAATCCAATATCCTTAA
- a CDS encoding APC family permease produces the protein MQFKRQIGAGGVMFASIGAMVGSGWLFSSLYASQLAGPAAIISWIIATFFIIIIALTFAELGTLFPIAGGIANYPFFTHGKLAGFLLGWISWLSFLVLTPIEVQATIQYMTNFFPSLTRVENNIHHLTASGYITATILMLLLVFINTRGVKFMSDTNKVFSIWKLAVPALAILIFFLSAKGTTNLTLESAGGFAPYGWQGIFSALAVAGIVFSFNGFQIGIMMAAETKDPQKNIPKAIIGSVLLGALLYILLQTSFLVAVPEEALKHGWSHLSFTGDAGPLAGLALTLGVAWLAYLLYVDAVISPLGAGIVYAASSSRVLYALSANGYIPQQIKKIDKRGIPITSIWVNFGLGMLAFLPFPGWQGMVAFLSSTMIAGYAIVPICIVALREQQPDLHRPFRLPMYKLFCLIAFFICNLMLYWSGWEIISKLFIAVLVGFFIYFSMLVYKKELGANIPTWRNAFWIFVYLAGLCLFTKFGSFGQGLKVIPEGFDYLLLAIFSYGIMLLSKATMLPKEIAEKNIDLILSGHSGIAEIEAEAKEKILSNG, from the coding sequence ATGCAATTTAAAAGACAAATAGGTGCTGGGGGGGTCATGTTCGCTTCAATTGGAGCGATGGTTGGTTCTGGTTGGCTTTTTAGTTCCTTATATGCTTCCCAATTAGCAGGACCCGCAGCAATTATATCTTGGATCATTGCTACATTTTTTATAATCATTATTGCTCTTACATTTGCAGAACTAGGGACTTTGTTTCCAATTGCAGGTGGAATTGCCAACTACCCATTTTTTACGCACGGTAAATTAGCTGGTTTTCTTTTAGGCTGGATTTCTTGGTTATCTTTTTTGGTACTAACGCCAATTGAAGTCCAAGCAACTATCCAATATATGACAAATTTTTTTCCTTCTTTGACAAGAGTAGAGAACAATATTCATCATCTTACAGCTAGTGGTTACATCACAGCTACCATTCTCATGTTGCTTCTTGTTTTTATAAATACAAGAGGCGTAAAATTTATGTCAGATACAAACAAAGTTTTTAGCATTTGGAAATTAGCTGTACCTGCTTTGGCCATACTTATTTTCTTTTTAAGTGCGAAAGGTACTACTAATTTGACTTTGGAATCAGCTGGAGGTTTTGCACCTTACGGCTGGCAAGGTATTTTTTCTGCATTGGCTGTTGCTGGGATAGTATTTTCCTTTAACGGCTTCCAAATTGGAATTATGATGGCTGCTGAAACAAAAGATCCGCAGAAAAATATACCAAAAGCTATTATAGGTTCTGTTTTACTAGGTGCCCTTCTCTATATTCTTCTACAAACATCCTTCTTAGTTGCAGTTCCTGAAGAAGCATTAAAACATGGATGGTCACATCTTTCATTTACTGGGGATGCTGGTCCGTTAGCAGGTTTAGCTCTCACTTTAGGTGTTGCTTGGCTTGCATACTTGCTTTATGTCGACGCTGTTATTTCCCCTCTCGGAGCAGGAATTGTTTATGCAGCTTCAAGTTCAAGAGTGCTATATGCACTAAGTGCAAACGGATATATTCCTCAGCAAATTAAAAAAATTGATAAAAGAGGAATTCCAATAACAAGTATTTGGGTAAATTTTGGATTGGGAATGCTAGCATTTTTACCATTTCCAGGTTGGCAGGGAATGGTCGCATTTCTTTCTTCAACTATGATTGCTGGTTATGCTATAGTGCCAATTTGTATCGTTGCTTTAAGAGAACAACAACCAGATTTGCACAGACCATTTCGCTTACCAATGTATAAATTATTTTGTTTAATAGCATTTTTCATATGTAACTTAATGCTTTACTGGTCTGGCTGGGAAATCATAAGCAAATTGTTTATTGCTGTCTTAGTTGGTTTTTTCATTTATTTTTCAATGTTAGTTTACAAAAAAGAGTTAGGCGCAAATATTCCAACTTGGCGAAATGCATTTTGGATCTTTGTTTATTTAGCAGGACTCTGTTTATTCACTAAATTTGGTTCTTTTGGACAAGGTTTAAAAGTTATACCAGAGGGATTTGACTATTTGTTATTAGCAATTTTTTCTTATGGAATTATGTTACTCTCTAAAGCAACAATGTTACCAAAAGAAATTGCCGAAAAAAATATCGATTTGATTTTATCAGGGCATAGTGGAATTGCTGAAATTGAAGCTGAGGCTAAAGAAAAAATTCTTTCTAATGGATAA
- a CDS encoding multicopper oxidase family protein, translating to MNTLVSLTLGSFVLFSSFNLYASEMGHNSHNKHATSSEERFSESIKNLNFVKKSQIIKLKDGDSFTLTAAIVKQKIGNKIIKRYAYNGTIPGPLIVVPKNAKIKLKFVNQTDTDQTLHSHGLRLDYRYDGAVGIGQKAPVKPGESFDYELFFPDSGVYWYHPHVREDYSQDMGLYGNYLVKDALKEEPFNKQISLVLDDILLSKDAKPYFKDFANYAAMGRFGNVMLINGIPNYVTQVNKGDVVRLYLTNTANTRTFQFKIPNVKMKLIAGDASNFEKQTWVDSVTIAPSERYTIDVLFEKEGTYNIESIHQQKNLKLGTIKVLKTKSQKDYTKEFGNLIEDFEVIKEIDKVRPFLDKKVDKNIALTVKMDMSHAEENPPEIEWEDTMPEMNSMMTSKEVTWQIEDLDTKKMNMDILWKFKKGNYYKIKIFNDPKSSHPMQHPIHFHGQRFLIATRNGVKTTNFTWKDTALVKTGETVEILLEASNPGKWMSHCHIAEHLSAGMMIGFDVEE from the coding sequence ATGAATACATTAGTTTCTTTAACACTTGGTTCTTTCGTGCTTTTTTCTAGTTTCAATCTATATGCTTCTGAAATGGGGCATAATTCCCACAACAAACACGCTACTAGTTCAGAAGAAAGATTTAGCGAATCAATAAAAAATTTAAATTTTGTAAAAAAATCTCAAATTATTAAATTAAAAGATGGTGATAGTTTTACCTTAACTGCAGCTATTGTAAAGCAAAAAATTGGGAACAAAATAATTAAAAGATATGCCTATAATGGAACTATTCCAGGGCCATTAATAGTAGTTCCTAAAAATGCAAAAATTAAGCTTAAATTTGTAAATCAAACAGATACCGATCAAACATTACACTCACATGGATTACGTTTGGATTATCGTTACGATGGAGCTGTTGGTATTGGCCAAAAAGCTCCTGTGAAACCAGGAGAATCATTTGATTATGAATTATTTTTTCCTGATTCAGGAGTTTATTGGTACCATCCACATGTTCGTGAAGATTACTCACAAGATATGGGTCTTTATGGAAATTACTTAGTAAAAGATGCTTTAAAAGAAGAACCATTTAACAAGCAAATTTCTTTGGTACTTGATGATATTTTACTTAGCAAAGATGCAAAACCTTATTTTAAAGATTTCGCAAATTACGCAGCTATGGGACGATTTGGGAATGTAATGTTAATTAATGGAATACCAAATTATGTTACACAAGTAAATAAAGGAGATGTAGTTAGATTATATCTAACTAATACAGCTAATACAAGGACATTTCAATTTAAAATACCAAATGTAAAAATGAAACTTATTGCTGGTGATGCTAGTAATTTTGAGAAACAAACTTGGGTTGATAGTGTTACTATTGCTCCTTCAGAACGTTATACTATTGATGTGTTGTTTGAAAAAGAAGGAACTTACAATATTGAAAGTATACATCAACAAAAAAATTTGAAACTAGGAACTATAAAAGTTCTAAAAACTAAATCACAAAAAGATTACACAAAAGAATTTGGAAACTTAATTGAAGATTTTGAAGTTATTAAAGAGATAGATAAAGTAAGGCCATTTTTAGACAAAAAAGTAGATAAAAATATAGCTTTAACAGTCAAAATGGATATGAGTCATGCTGAAGAAAACCCTCCAGAAATTGAATGGGAAGATACCATGCCAGAAATGAATTCCATGATGACTTCTAAAGAAGTAACATGGCAAATTGAAGATCTCGATACAAAGAAAATGAACATGGATATATTATGGAAATTTAAAAAAGGAAATTATTATAAAATTAAAATATTCAATGATCCAAAATCAAGTCATCCTATGCAACATCCTATTCATTTCCATGGACAAAGATTTCTTATTGCAACCCGCAATGGGGTCAAAACAACTAACTTTACATGGAAAGACACTGCTTTAGTAAAAACAGGTGAAACAGTTGAAATTTTATTAGAGGCATCAAATCCTGGAAAATGGATGTCACATTGTCATATTGCAGAACATCTATCAGCAGGAATGATGATCGGTTTTGATGTGGAAGAATAA
- a CDS encoding aspartate aminotransferase family protein encodes MLEQNLIQKARTLMPRGVAENYRFWGDETIFIQQAKGAKLIDCNGKEYIDFRLGYGPIILGYGDARIDNAVIEQIKESGILYGFSSPLDLQVVEQMQKICPQLEMVRFANSGTEAVMGAVRTARSYTKKKHVAIVEGGFHGLCDEMMWRPDYENRIKNLLPLGSGLAPSSQNHISYISMNDDEELHSLFASKSHDLAAILMEPIIGNAGSISVQKPWLERLQKMCQQHGTLLIFDEVKTGFRVALGGAQQLYGMKADLSTYAKAMGNGYPIAAFGGRRDIMEIIGPHKGGVTHGGTYTANLIGMRAANKTLEILSKGQVYETIFSIGEKIKQTLSRVFSKAGVKHVFAGPSSMFGVHFGEFIPTNYRDWYKTNSELYKKFAWNLIKLGVMLEPDSREPWFICEAHQEMDLGWFEDIATKAIFKALNSTD; translated from the coding sequence ATGCTAGAACAAAATTTAATCCAAAAAGCGCGTACATTAATGCCTCGAGGAGTTGCTGAAAACTATCGTTTTTGGGGAGATGAAACTATTTTTATTCAACAAGCAAAGGGTGCAAAGCTAATAGATTGTAATGGAAAAGAGTACATAGATTTTCGACTTGGTTATGGCCCAATTATTTTAGGATATGGGGATGCGCGAATAGATAATGCAGTAATTGAACAAATAAAAGAATCGGGAATTCTTTACGGTTTTTCTTCGCCCTTGGATCTTCAAGTAGTTGAACAAATGCAGAAAATTTGTCCGCAATTGGAAATGGTTCGATTTGCAAATTCAGGAACTGAAGCAGTAATGGGCGCTGTCAGAACGGCAAGATCTTATACCAAAAAAAAACATGTAGCCATAGTGGAGGGGGGATTTCATGGTTTATGTGATGAAATGATGTGGCGGCCAGACTACGAAAATCGTATTAAAAATTTACTCCCATTGGGGTCTGGGTTGGCTCCAAGCTCCCAAAACCATATTAGTTATATTAGTATGAATGATGATGAAGAATTGCATTCTCTTTTTGCCTCTAAAAGTCATGATTTAGCAGCCATTTTAATGGAACCTATTATTGGAAATGCAGGAAGTATAAGTGTTCAAAAACCATGGTTAGAACGATTACAAAAAATGTGTCAGCAACATGGAACTTTACTTATTTTTGATGAAGTAAAAACAGGTTTTAGAGTGGCTTTAGGAGGAGCTCAACAACTTTATGGAATGAAAGCTGATTTAAGTACATATGCAAAAGCTATGGGTAATGGCTATCCAATAGCTGCTTTTGGAGGACGGCGAGATATAATGGAAATTATTGGTCCTCACAAAGGAGGAGTAACACACGGAGGAACTTACACAGCTAATTTAATTGGCATGCGGGCAGCTAATAAGACTCTTGAAATTTTATCAAAAGGACAAGTCTATGAAACTATTTTTTCAATAGGTGAAAAAATAAAGCAAACGCTTTCACGAGTATTTTCTAAAGCTGGGGTCAAGCATGTATTTGCAGGTCCAAGTTCAATGTTTGGTGTGCATTTTGGTGAATTTATCCCAACAAACTATCGTGATTGGTATAAAACAAACAGTGAATTATATAAAAAATTTGCATGGAACCTTATAAAATTAGGTGTAATGTTAGAACCCGATTCGCGGGAACCTTGGTTTATTTGTGAAGCACATCAAGAGATGGACTTGGGTTGGTTTGAAGATATTGCAACAAAAGCTATATTTAAAGCACTTAATTCAACTGATTAA
- a CDS encoding SDR family NAD(P)-dependent oxidoreductase has protein sequence MQNELFSVKNKKILITGASSGLGAHYAEVLAKAGAHLFLLARRKENLQYIVTNLQKINPNIEYLVLDITNFDLLQKTIINLLDKINGIDVLINNAGYSPKIKKNVFDLEISDWDDIFDINLKSMWYLSNIVAKNMQLNSIKGSIINISSTVANRTRIGNPFYGIAKSAVVSLTKKYAVEFAKYNIRVNSIAPGFFETDMNRHFIQTQQGQEFLERTIPLGRKGNFDELNGVLFLFASSASSYITGECVFVDGGYITNSIPN, from the coding sequence ATGCAAAACGAACTATTTTCAGTAAAAAATAAAAAAATATTAATTACTGGAGCTTCTTCTGGTTTAGGGGCACATTATGCGGAAGTGCTTGCTAAAGCTGGTGCACATCTATTTTTATTAGCGAGAAGGAAAGAAAATCTTCAATATATAGTTACAAATTTGCAAAAAATAAATCCAAACATAGAATATTTGGTTCTAGATATAACAAATTTTGATTTATTACAAAAAACAATTATTAATTTACTTGATAAAATAAATGGGATAGATGTACTAATAAATAACGCAGGTTATTCTCCTAAAATAAAAAAGAATGTTTTTGATTTAGAAATTTCTGATTGGGATGATATTTTTGATATTAATTTAAAAAGTATGTGGTATCTTTCAAATATTGTTGCAAAGAATATGCAATTAAATAGTATAAAAGGAAGCATAATAAATATTTCATCTACAGTTGCAAATAGAACAAGAATTGGCAACCCTTTTTATGGAATTGCAAAATCAGCTGTTGTTTCTTTAACAAAAAAATATGCAGTAGAATTTGCTAAATATAATATACGAGTAAATTCAATCGCTCCAGGTTTCTTTGAAACAGATATGAATAGACATTTTATTCAAACACAACAGGGACAAGAATTTCTTGAAAGAACAATTCCTTTAGGAAGAAAGGGTAATTTTGATGAATTAAATGGAGTTTTATTTTTATTTGCATCAAGTGCTTCATCTTATATCACTGGTGAGTGTGTCTTTGTAGATGGTGGGTATATAACAAATTCAATCCCTAATTAA
- the hemG gene encoding protoporphyrinogen oxidase gives MKTNKKNVAIIGAGISGIRSAYLLAKQANKNIGKIAIFDSSASIGGVLKNTTSGEFKLEHGAQGVLLSRQAFWDCLNEIKLTNKLLVPAKNAKRRYLLTPTNCIPITPNIFRLKKNGFLGFRDLLRIISEIFLKRPDNKNFNDTLYQFFLRHFGKKFTETFLVSLTFGIWGGGAKKILVRYAFPNLLKLENGYGSLLKAFFILSFKNKLKKDIKIKQKGLGSFENGMEYLVHELYQQFLNICKQKSIIVELNLNQKVFKIIKISNYFSLEFTLENKIKKQSFDCVVYSGQPWRDNNLSLIVDNINFEELQKSYQNLRSMEAHSVAVVGLGTDNQISNSPRGFGALAGEWSKDLLGVIFVHSTYPQHTPKNSKLFRVLLGGDREIDILQKSEFELIEIAKQRLNETNIVPKNTNYIFEKVIIWEKYIPLATVNQDKILESIWKIEAIMPGLFFTGNYIKGPSVSDCLEQASITCKNVILFLAGEEKNIL, from the coding sequence ATGAAAACAAACAAAAAAAATGTTGCGATTATTGGTGCAGGTATTTCAGGAATAAGATCTGCTTATTTGCTAGCAAAACAGGCAAATAAAAATATTGGCAAAATTGCAATTTTTGACTCAAGTGCTTCTATTGGAGGCGTTCTAAAAAATACAACTAGTGGTGAATTTAAACTAGAGCATGGAGCTCAGGGAGTTTTGTTGAGTAGACAAGCGTTTTGGGATTGCTTAAATGAGATTAAATTAACTAATAAATTATTGGTACCGGCCAAAAATGCGAAGAGAAGATACCTTTTAACTCCTACCAACTGTATTCCAATTACACCAAATATTTTTCGTTTGAAAAAAAATGGTTTTCTTGGATTTCGAGACTTATTAAGGATTATTAGTGAAATCTTTTTAAAAAGACCAGATAATAAAAACTTTAATGATACTTTGTATCAGTTTTTTTTAAGACATTTCGGTAAAAAATTTACTGAGACTTTTTTAGTTTCACTAACTTTTGGTATTTGGGGTGGTGGAGCTAAAAAAATTTTAGTTAGATATGCATTTCCAAATTTATTAAAATTAGAAAACGGTTATGGTAGCTTATTGAAAGCATTTTTTATTCTTTCGTTTAAAAATAAATTAAAAAAAGATATAAAAATTAAACAAAAAGGACTAGGAAGCTTTGAAAATGGAATGGAATATTTAGTTCATGAATTATATCAACAATTTTTAAATATTTGCAAACAAAAATCTATAATTGTTGAATTAAATTTAAATCAAAAAGTTTTTAAAATTATAAAAATTTCTAATTATTTTTCCCTTGAATTTACTTTAGAAAATAAAATAAAGAAACAATCATTTGACTGTGTTGTTTATTCTGGCCAACCTTGGCGAGATAATAATTTATCTCTAATTGTTGATAATATTAATTTTGAAGAATTACAAAAATCTTATCAAAATTTAAGGTCAATGGAAGCACATAGTGTTGCTGTGGTTGGATTAGGAACAGACAATCAAATTTCTAATTCACCTCGCGGATTTGGTGCTTTAGCAGGTGAATGGTCAAAAGATTTACTTGGAGTAATCTTTGTTCATTCTACTTATCCTCAACATACACCAAAAAATTCAAAATTATTTCGCGTTCTCCTTGGTGGTGATAGAGAAATAGATATTTTACAAAAAAGCGAATTTGAGCTTATAGAAATTGCAAAACAAAGATTAAATGAAACAAATATTGTTCCAAAAAATACGAATTATATATTTGAAAAAGTTATTATCTGGGAAAAATACATTCCATTAGCCACCGTAAATCAAGATAAAATTCTTGAATCTATATGGAAAATCGAAGCTATTATGCCTGGGCTTTTCTTTACTGGAAATTATATAAAGGGGCCATCTGTTTCTGATTGTCTTGAACAAGCTTCAATTACTTGTAAAAATGTAATACTTTTTTTGGCTGGAGAAGAAAAAAATATTTTATAA
- a CDS encoding GyrI-like domain-containing protein translates to MQIVDTTLEEINLVGIFVRTNNKSEFTQNLGKIPGNFNRYFGEKMFEKIQHRIKPFVTYAVYTEYESNENGEYTHFLGEEVSSFANQDTSSFKTITIPKSNYLKFTSAKGKMPDIVINVWQKIWSMQPAEFNGKRNFVADFELYDSRASDPENAQVDIYIGKSST, encoded by the coding sequence ATGCAAATAGTTGATACTACTTTAGAAGAAATAAACCTTGTTGGAATTTTTGTTAGAACAAATAATAAAAGCGAATTTACCCAAAACTTAGGGAAAATACCAGGAAATTTCAATAGATATTTTGGCGAAAAGATGTTCGAGAAAATTCAGCATAGAATAAAACCTTTTGTTACCTATGCAGTTTATACTGAGTATGAAAGTAATGAAAATGGCGAGTACACCCATTTTCTTGGGGAAGAGGTTTCCTCATTTGCTAATCAGGATACTAGTTCTTTTAAAACAATAACAATTCCAAAAAGCAACTATCTAAAATTTACGTCAGCAAAAGGAAAAATGCCAGATATCGTTATAAATGTTTGGCAAAAAATTTGGAGCATGCAACCTGCTGAGTTTAACGGAAAGAGAAACTTTGTTGCGGATTTTGAACTGTATGATTCAAGAGCAAGCGATCCTGAAAATGCTCAAGTGGATATTTATATTGGAAAATCAAGTACTTAA